From a region of the Mus pahari chromosome 12, PAHARI_EIJ_v1.1, whole genome shotgun sequence genome:
- the LOC110329831 gene encoding cysteine desulfurase, mitochondrial-like codes for MVGSVAGNMLLRAAWRRASLAATSVALGRSSVPTRGLRLRVVNHAPHLAVPSEAEAVLRPLYMDVQATTPLDPRVLDAMLPYLVNYYGNPHSRTHAYGWQSEAAMDCARQKVASLIGADPREIIFTSGATESNNIAIKGVARFYRSRKKHLVTTQTEHKCVLDSCRSLEAEGFRVTYLPVQKSRIIDLKELEAAIQPDTSLVSLMTVNNEIGVKQPIAEIGQICSSRKVYFHTDAAQAVGKIPLDVNAMKIDLMSISSHKIYSPKGLGAIYIHRRPRVRVEALQSGGGQERDMRSGTVPTPLVVGLGAACELAQQEMEYDHKRISELAERLIQKIMENLPDVVMNGDPKQHYPGCINISFAYVEGESVLMALKDVALSSGSACTSASLEPSYVLRAIGTDEDLAHSSIRFGIGRFTTEEEVDYTAEKCIHHVKRLREMSPLWEMVQDGIDLKSIKWTQH; via the coding sequence ATGGTGGGATCTGTGGCTGGGAACATGCTGCTGCGAGCTGCTTGGAGGCGGGCATCGTTGGCAGCTACCTCTGTGGCCCTGGGAAGATCCTCGGTGCCCACCCGGGGACTGCGCCTGCGCGTTGTAAATCATGCCCCCCATTTGGCTGTtccctcagaggcagaggcagtgctgCGACCTCTCTACATGGACGTGCAGGCCACAACTCCTCTGGATCCCAGGGTGCTTGATGCCATGCTCCCATACCTTGTCAACTACTATGGGAACCCTCATTCTCGGACTCATGCGTATGGCTGGCAGAGTGAGGCAGCCATGGACTGTGCTCGCCAGAAAGTAGCATCTCTGATTGGAGCTGATCCTAGGGAGATCATTTTCACTAGTGGAGCTACTGAGTCCAATAACATAGCAATTAAGGGAGTGGCCAGGTTCTACAGGTCAAGGAAAAAACACTTGGTCACCACCCAGACAGAACACAAATGTGTGCTGGATTCCTGCCGCTCCCTGGAAGCTGAGGGCTTTCGGGTCACTTACCTCCCTGTGCAGAAGAGCAGGATCATTGACTTAAAGGAACTAGAGGCTGCCATCCAGCCAGACACCAGCCTGGTCTCTCTTATGACTGTGAACAATGAGATTGGAGTAAAGCAACCAATTGCAGAAATAGGGCAGATTTGCAGTTCCAGAAAGGTGTACTTCCACACTGATGCCGCCCAAGCTGTTGGGAAAATCCCACTTGATGTCAATGCCATGAAAATTGATCTCATGAGCATTAGCAGTCACAAAATCTACAGCCCTAAAGGGCTTGGTGCTATCTATATCCACCGTAGGCCCCGGGTACGTGTGGAGGCCCTACAGAGTGGAGGCGGGCAGGAGCGGGATATGCGGTCTGGGACAGTGCCCACACCCTTGGTGGTGGGCCTGGGAGCTGCATGTGAATTGGCACAGCAAGAGATGGAGTACGACCATAAGCGGATCTCAGAGTTAGCAGAGAGACTGATACAGAAGATAATGGAGAACCTTCCAGATGTGGTGATGAACGGGGACCCGAAGCAGCACTACCCTGGCTGTATCAACATCTCCTTCGCGTATGTGGAAGGGGAGAGCGTGCTGATGGCCCTAAAGGATGTGGCCTTGTCCTCAGGGAGTGCCTGCACTTCTGCGTCATTGGAACCCTCTTACGTCCTCAGAGCAATTGGTACCGATGAGGATTTAGCACACTCCTCTATCAGGTTTGGCATCGGCCGCTTCActacagaagaggaggtggacTACACCGCGGAGAAGTGCATCCACCACGTGAAGCGCCTTCGAGAAATGAGTCCTCTCTGGGAGATGGTGCAGGATGGCATTGACCTCAAGAGCATCAAGTGGACCCAGCATTAG